One Chromatiales bacterium genomic window, GTAAGGAGGGTTCGATTCCCTTCACCCGCTCCATAGCAAGAGTCCAGCGACTAGCGTAAATGAATATTTCGACACACCAAACCAAGCGCGTGGTCTCTGGCATGCGCCCGACCGGAGCGTTGCATCTAGGTCATTATCACGGCGTCATTAAAAACTGGCTGGAATTGCAGCTAACCCACGATTGCTTCTTTTTTGTTGCCGACTGGCATGCACTCACGACACATTACGAAGAGACCGAAGAGATCGAGCAGCATACCCTGCAAATGGTCATCGATTGGCTGGCTTGTGGCATCAGCCCCAGTAATGCACAACTATTTATACAGTCGCAAGTTCCCGAACACGCCCAGCTACAGTTGTTGCTTTCGATGATTACTCCGTTGTCGTGGCTTGAACGAGTGCCGAGCTATAAAGACCAACAAACCAAATTAACCGATAAAGACCTGATGACGCATGGTTTTCTAGGCTACCCGGTATTGCAGGCTGCAGATATTTTAATGTACAAAGCAAATTATGTGCCAGTCGGAGAAGACCAAGTCGCGCATATAGAACTCACCCGTGAGATTGCTCGCCGCTTCAACCATATTTATGGCAAAGAAAATGACTTTAAGGAAAAAGTGGAGAATGCGATTCGGCACTTGGGGGCAAAAAATGGCGAAATTTATCTAAAACTACGCCGCAAACACCAAGAAAAAGGAGATGAAGAAGCGCGCGATACCGCTGTTGCGTTGGTCGATTCACAACAAAATATCTCTTACGGGGATCGCCAACGGTTATACGGTTATTTAGACGGCCACACAAAGCTGATATTACCTGAACCGCAGGCACTGCTCACTAAAGCGACTAAAATCCCCGGCACGGATGGCCAAAAAATGTCTAAATCTTACGGTAATACCATTGCATTAAGAGAACCGCCCGAAGCGATTGAGAAAAAGTTGCGTACTATGCCGACCGACCCGGCAAGAAAGCGACGCGAGGATCCCGGCGATCCTAAAAAGTGCCCAGTGTGGAAGTGGCACGAAATATATTCCGATTCCGATACGCGTCAGTGGGTGCAGAAAGGTTGTCGTAGCGCCGGCATCGGTTGTCTAGAGTGCAAAAAACCATTGATTGAATCGGTGCAAGCGGAAGCTGAACCTATACGCCTGCGATGTAAAGAGTACGAAAACGACAAAGCAACCGTCAAGAAAATAATTACTGAGGCAAACG contains:
- a CDS encoding tryptophan--tRNA ligase: MNISTHQTKRVVSGMRPTGALHLGHYHGVIKNWLELQLTHDCFFFVADWHALTTHYEETEEIEQHTLQMVIDWLACGISPSNAQLFIQSQVPEHAQLQLLLSMITPLSWLERVPSYKDQQTKLTDKDLMTHGFLGYPVLQAADILMYKANYVPVGEDQVAHIELTREIARRFNHIYGKENDFKEKVENAIRHLGAKNGEIYLKLRRKHQEKGDEEARDTAVALVDSQQNISYGDRQRLYGYLDGHTKLILPEPQALLTKATKIPGTDGQKMSKSYGNTIALREPPEAIEKKLRTMPTDPARKRREDPGDPKKCPVWKWHEIYSDSDTRQWVQKGCRSAGIGCLECKKPLIESVQAEAEPIRLRCKEYENDKATVKKIITEANEAVRDIANDTLEEVKLAIKLIYR